From Nguyenibacter vanlangensis, one genomic window encodes:
- the ettA gene encoding energy-dependent translational throttle protein EttA: MAATQYVYVMKDLTKAYPGGREVFKGITLSFLPGVKIGVLGVNGAGKSTLLKIMAGIEKEFGGEAWAAEGMKIGYLEQEPKLDESLTVGENVALGFGELKRAVDRFNEISMAFAEPMSDDEMTALLAEQAELQEKIDAGDGWELDRKIDIALDALRCPPADSAVTRLSGGERRRVALCRLLLEKPDLLLLDEPTNHLDAESVAWLERTLRDYQGTVMVITHDRYFLDNVTNWILELERGRGFPFQGNYSSWLEQKRKRLAQEEKEESARQRALAAEQEWIGSSPKARQAKSKSRIARYEEMLAQNAERAGGTADIVIPPGPRLGGTVIEAEDLRKAFGNRLLIDDLSFKLPPGGIVGVIGPNGAGKSTLFRMIVGQEQPDAGSLKVGDTVKLGYVDQSRDSLDDDKTVWEEISGGTDVIYLGKRAVPSRAYVGAFNFKGPDQQKKVGILSGGERNRVHLAKMLRQESNVILLDEPTNDLDVDTLRALEDALAEFAGCAVIISHDRWFLDRLATHILAFEGDSHVEWFEGNFQAYEEDKRRRLGPDATEPGRIKYRPLAR; the protein is encoded by the coding sequence ATGGCCGCCACGCAATATGTCTATGTGATGAAGGACCTGACCAAGGCGTATCCGGGCGGGCGCGAGGTCTTCAAGGGCATCACCCTCTCCTTCCTGCCGGGGGTGAAGATCGGCGTGCTGGGCGTCAACGGCGCCGGCAAATCCACCCTGCTGAAGATCATGGCGGGAATCGAGAAGGAGTTTGGCGGCGAGGCCTGGGCCGCCGAGGGCATGAAGATCGGCTATCTGGAGCAGGAGCCGAAGCTGGACGAATCGCTGACCGTCGGCGAGAACGTGGCCCTGGGCTTCGGCGAGCTGAAGCGCGCGGTCGACCGCTTCAACGAGATCTCGATGGCGTTCGCCGAGCCGATGTCGGACGACGAGATGACCGCCCTCCTGGCCGAACAGGCCGAGCTGCAGGAAAAGATCGATGCCGGCGACGGCTGGGAACTGGACCGCAAGATCGACATCGCGCTGGACGCGCTGCGCTGCCCCCCGGCCGACAGCGCGGTGACCCGCCTGTCGGGCGGCGAGCGCCGGCGCGTGGCGCTGTGCCGCCTGCTGCTGGAAAAGCCCGACCTGCTGCTGCTGGACGAGCCGACCAACCATCTCGACGCCGAAAGCGTCGCCTGGCTGGAACGCACGCTGCGCGACTACCAGGGCACGGTGATGGTCATCACCCATGACCGCTACTTCCTCGACAACGTCACCAACTGGATCCTCGAGCTGGAGCGTGGCCGGGGCTTCCCGTTCCAGGGCAACTACTCCTCCTGGCTCGAGCAGAAGCGCAAGCGCCTGGCCCAGGAGGAAAAGGAAGAGAGCGCCCGCCAGCGCGCCCTGGCCGCCGAGCAGGAATGGATCGGCTCCAGCCCCAAGGCGCGCCAGGCCAAGAGCAAGTCGCGTATCGCCCGGTACGAGGAAATGCTGGCCCAGAACGCCGAGCGCGCGGGCGGCACCGCCGACATCGTCATCCCGCCGGGCCCCCGCCTGGGCGGCACGGTCATCGAGGCCGAGGATCTGCGCAAGGCGTTCGGCAACCGGCTGCTGATCGACGATCTCAGCTTCAAGCTGCCGCCCGGCGGCATCGTCGGCGTGATCGGGCCGAACGGCGCGGGCAAGTCCACCCTGTTCCGCATGATCGTGGGGCAGGAGCAGCCCGATGCCGGATCGCTGAAGGTCGGCGACACGGTCAAGCTCGGCTATGTCGATCAGTCGCGCGACAGCCTGGACGACGACAAGACCGTCTGGGAGGAAATCTCGGGTGGCACCGACGTCATCTATCTGGGCAAGCGCGCGGTGCCGTCGCGCGCCTATGTCGGCGCCTTCAACTTCAAGGGCCCGGACCAGCAGAAGAAGGTCGGCATCCTGTCGGGCGGCGAGCGCAACCGCGTGCACCTGGCGAAGATGCTGCGCCAGGAAAGCAACGTCATCCTGCTGGACGAACCGACCAACGACCTCGATGTCGATACGCTGCGCGCGCTGGAAGACGCCCTGGCGGAATTCGCCGGCTGCGCCGTGATCATCAGCCATGACCGCTGGTTCCTGGACCGCCTGGCCACCCATATCCTGGCCTTCGAGGGCGACAGCCACGTCGAATGGTTCGAGGGTAATTTCCAGGCCTATGAAGAGGACAAGCGACGTCGACTCGGGCCTGACGCGACCGAGCCCGGGCGGATCAAGTACCGCCCGCTGGCGCGCTGA
- the ppa gene encoding inorganic diphosphatase — translation MDVSKLSPGKDVPFDINVVIEIPQGSSVKYEIDKESGAIVVDRVLFTPMAYPAAYGFIPGTLAADGDPADALVLIPAPVVPGAVIRARPIGMLRMEDESGQDEKIVCVPHDKVHPHYATVEKIADLPEITIQAIEHFFTRYKDLEKGKWVKVAGWAGREEAGEVITAAIAAAQK, via the coding sequence ATGGACGTATCGAAACTGTCGCCCGGCAAGGACGTGCCGTTCGACATCAACGTCGTCATCGAGATCCCCCAGGGCTCGTCGGTCAAATACGAGATCGACAAGGAGAGCGGCGCCATCGTGGTCGACCGCGTTCTCTTCACGCCCATGGCCTATCCGGCGGCATATGGCTTCATCCCCGGCACGCTGGCCGCCGACGGCGACCCGGCCGACGCGCTGGTGCTGATCCCGGCCCCGGTGGTGCCCGGCGCGGTGATCCGCGCGCGGCCGATCGGCATGCTGCGCATGGAGGACGAAAGCGGCCAGGACGAGAAGATCGTCTGCGTGCCGCATGACAAGGTGCACCCGCACTATGCCACGGTCGAGAAGATCGCCGACCTGCCTGAGATCACCATCCAGGCGATCGAGCATTTCTTCACCCGCTACAAGGACCTGGAGAAGGGCAAGTGGGTCAAGGTGGCCGGCTGGGCCGGGCGCGAGGAAGCCGGCGAGGTGATCACCGCCGCGATCGCCGCGGCCCAGAAGTAA
- a CDS encoding nucleotidyltransferase family protein: MKPSVALTTHRAHILALTAAHRLGNPRIFGSVLRGEDREGSDLDLLVDAPAGTTLFDLGALQSDLEDLLGIRIDVLTAGDLPARFRDRVLAEAHPV; this comes from the coding sequence ATGAAGCCTTCAGTCGCCCTGACGACGCATCGCGCGCATATCCTGGCGCTGACCGCGGCGCACCGTCTGGGCAATCCCCGCATTTTTGGCTCCGTGCTGCGCGGAGAGGATCGCGAGGGCAGTGATCTCGATCTTCTGGTCGATGCGCCGGCCGGCACGACGCTGTTCGACCTGGGGGCATTGCAAAGCGATCTCGAGGACCTGCTGGGGATCCGGATCGACGTGCTGACGGCCGGCGACCTGCCCGCCCGCTTTCGTGACCGCGTGCTGGCGGAAGCCCACCCGGTATGA
- a CDS encoding Zn-dependent hydrolase, which translates to MEQTIHHPAGDGAHALDRKVAEYLFSALHDIGFDGQGITRATYGAGENAAHLLIETTARGMGLEIRHDWAANLYVTLPGRDRSLPAVMTGSHMDSVPGGGNYDGAAGVVAGLTVLAAWKTAGFIPDRDVTVMAIRAEESAWFPISYLGSKAAFGLLGESDLETPRNDGAGTLADMIRLAGGRPDDLAQPALHPAAIDSFIELHIEQGPVLLERDYPVGIVSGICGSIRYRSAAIHGQYAHSGATPRNYRADTVIAGAAFMLAIQREWIRREDAGQEMTLTFGVCRTEADLAHFSAVAGRLDFSIDVRSRDTRLLREVDDFIHAQARAIGQAHHVRIALGQQTSTTPSVSDDALVQRAMDSATGMGIPAIGMPSGAGHDTALFATQGIPTLMIFVRNEHGSHNPMESMELSDFMQGCAVLEAVLRGRATTS; encoded by the coding sequence ATGGAACAGACCATACATCACCCGGCAGGCGACGGCGCGCATGCCCTGGACCGAAAGGTCGCCGAATATCTGTTCTCCGCGCTTCACGATATCGGCTTCGACGGCCAGGGCATCACGCGCGCCACCTACGGGGCCGGCGAGAACGCCGCCCACCTGTTGATCGAAACCACGGCGCGCGGGATGGGTCTTGAAATCCGCCACGACTGGGCGGCCAATCTCTATGTCACCCTGCCGGGCCGCGATCGCTCCCTGCCCGCCGTCATGACCGGCTCGCACATGGACAGCGTGCCCGGTGGAGGGAACTATGATGGCGCCGCCGGCGTGGTGGCGGGTCTGACCGTCCTGGCGGCGTGGAAGACGGCGGGCTTCATCCCCGACCGCGATGTGACGGTGATGGCGATCCGGGCAGAAGAAAGCGCGTGGTTTCCTATTTCCTATCTCGGCAGCAAGGCGGCCTTCGGGCTGCTGGGCGAAAGCGACCTTGAAACCCCGCGCAATGACGGTGCCGGCACGCTGGCGGACATGATCCGCCTGGCCGGTGGCCGACCCGACGACCTGGCGCAGCCGGCGCTGCATCCGGCGGCGATCGACAGCTTCATCGAACTGCATATCGAACAAGGCCCCGTCCTGCTGGAGCGGGATTACCCGGTCGGAATCGTCAGCGGGATCTGTGGCAGCATACGCTACCGTTCGGCAGCCATTCACGGGCAATATGCCCATTCCGGCGCGACGCCCCGGAATTACCGCGCCGACACCGTCATCGCCGGCGCGGCGTTCATGCTGGCCATACAGCGGGAATGGATCCGGCGCGAAGACGCCGGTCAGGAAATGACCCTGACGTTCGGCGTCTGCCGTACCGAAGCCGACCTGGCGCATTTCAGCGCCGTGGCCGGGCGGCTTGATTTTTCGATCGACGTGCGCTCGCGCGATACGCGCCTGCTACGCGAGGTCGATGACTTCATCCATGCCCAGGCCCGCGCGATCGGACAGGCGCATCATGTCCGCATCGCCCTGGGCCAGCAGACGTCTACCACCCCTTCGGTATCGGATGACGCGCTGGTGCAGCGCGCGATGGACAGCGCCACGGGCATGGGCATTCCGGCGATCGGCATGCCCAGCGGTGCGGGCCATGACACCGCGCTGTTCGCCACGCAGGGCATTCCGACCCTCATGATCTTCGTCCGCAACGAACACGGAAGCCATAATCCCATGGAAAGCATGGAACTTTCTGATTTCATGCAAGGCTGCGCCGTTCTGGAAGCCGTCCTGCGCGGCCGCGCCACGACCAGCTGA
- a CDS encoding NAD(P)-dependent oxidoreductase: protein MLCCFVTQPIDDHAVAFLREHGVAVRFASRATMECVAAEIGDAQAVITRDLGLDGAAIRSASALRIIASHGAGTNNIAIAEARARGIVVTRTPGANSRSVAELTIGLMLAAARRLCDADRAVRAGHWDFRYDSGGVELHGRTLGLVGFGAVARHVAWIAGHGFGMTVHAWSPSVPDCVFADHDVRRAPDLPSLAGASDILSLHRPSDPGQPPIFDAGLAQVLRPGTILVNTSRGSAIDSRTLLAALADGRVGAAGLDVLPQEPPSAHEPLLASDRVALSPHIGGATAEALRRTAMTCARQVLDVLSGRAPPDRL, encoded by the coding sequence ATGCTGTGCTGTTTCGTGACCCAGCCGATCGACGACCATGCCGTCGCGTTCCTGCGCGAACATGGCGTCGCGGTGCGGTTCGCGTCACGCGCCACGATGGAATGCGTTGCGGCGGAAATAGGCGATGCGCAGGCGGTCATTACACGCGATCTCGGCCTGGACGGCGCTGCGATCCGTAGCGCGTCCGCGCTGCGCATCATCGCCTCGCACGGCGCGGGCACGAACAACATCGCGATCGCCGAGGCCAGGGCGCGTGGGATCGTCGTCACGCGGACCCCAGGCGCGAACAGCCGTTCGGTGGCTGAACTGACGATCGGGCTGATGCTCGCCGCCGCCCGACGACTTTGCGATGCCGACAGGGCGGTCCGCGCGGGACACTGGGATTTTCGCTATGATAGCGGCGGCGTCGAACTGCATGGCCGCACGCTCGGCCTGGTCGGATTCGGCGCCGTGGCCCGGCATGTGGCGTGGATCGCGGGCCACGGCTTCGGCATGACCGTCCATGCCTGGTCCCCCAGCGTGCCCGATTGCGTCTTCGCCGACCATGACGTCCGGCGTGCGCCCGACCTGCCGTCCCTGGCCGGCGCGTCGGACATCCTGTCGCTGCACAGGCCGTCCGACCCGGGCCAGCCGCCGATTTTCGACGCCGGACTGGCCCAGGTCCTTCGTCCCGGCACCATCCTGGTCAATACCAGCCGCGGCTCTGCCATCGACAGCCGGACCCTGCTGGCGGCGCTGGCAGACGGTCGAGTTGGCGCGGCGGGGCTGGACGTCCTGCCGCAGGAGCCCCCATCCGCGCACGAGCCACTGCTGGCAAGCGACCGCGTCGCGCTGTCACCCCATATCGGCGGCGCGACGGCCGAGGCCCTGCGCCGTACGGCGATGACTTGCGCCCGTCAGGTCCTGGACGTCCTGTCGGGCCGCGCGCCGCCCGACAGGCTGTAG
- a CDS encoding TonB-dependent receptor domain-containing protein, with protein MIITKTRFRLLCGVCVLVAMGGGGAHAASDAPTHKPARGKTVVARKVPVPSPRVERDARIATATRPATSRTMAIPSSQPAAPVEAEAVVVTGSYLGVARNSDPNPVQTVKAADIQNTSATTIGDYLLRLPSIGSTGTSNAKSIAGNGLSCVDLRNLGQSRVLVLVDGKRMVQTMGASTSCVDLNAIATDQIASVEILKDGGSELYGADAVSGVVNIKLRHDVNDAAISVRGGITDVGDDRTGRISAHKGFNFDHDRGNISFFGQYMTQGGTYQRDRSWSRDASSNNPAPGAAAIFGSSITSRTRVDPAGMNLISNNNGTFSKYNSSDNYNYGMDQTMVGYTQSSNLNGDFHYDINRHMTIYSQVNYAHRTTSGITGLGVPGSGNPESTLLSSLTLPAGNPYNIWGENVGLYKRFAELGPRELSAAVDTYQVTSGARGQIFGDWHYDASMAYGSSQSAFQTTNDINYAHLLQELGVEQLNPGSSSGPIIYNPSVCAGSAGCQLVNPFVPWSGQGAHYISYTQHSSASYQLRDFNLRIHNNNLVKLPYQNGGNVGLAFGMEHRGEQGSFHPDPLIAAGQIAGESAAPTGGGFNANEVYGELRVPLLQNAAFAKDLTVGAQGRWSSYNTFGSTQNWKSSINWAPTRDIRFRATLGTSYRQPSIYELYGGNTLALTSAIDPCSQARTYGGLSSAVVQNCAKAGVDANHFTSAWSGQLPVLSGGNKALKPEQGRTYTFGTVITPRILPGLNISVEYWHYTIKNAISTVNPQYILDQCYEGLNTAYCSDVAPRSSSGQITQVSSVYQNLGGVRTGGIDFDLSYPIRLTMDDTVVISNNMQEIISYQQQNSPGGPWLNYNGRMIYSAGYGFPRVKDYFAANWYHGNFRASYMMNFTGGMVLNNGTTDLTAKTNTVYRVSPITSHDVTVGYDFGKWHLDGGVNNLFNKAPPYIPTAVYNTASGLYGEEMIGRYVWLQAGVAF; from the coding sequence ATGATCATCACGAAAACACGGTTCCGGCTTCTATGCGGCGTATGCGTCTTGGTCGCGATGGGCGGCGGCGGTGCGCATGCCGCATCGGATGCGCCCACGCACAAGCCTGCCCGCGGCAAGACGGTCGTGGCCCGCAAGGTCCCGGTGCCGTCGCCCCGCGTGGAAAGGGACGCCAGGATCGCGACCGCGACAAGGCCCGCGACAAGCCGCACGATGGCGATCCCGTCATCTCAGCCGGCCGCACCCGTGGAGGCGGAGGCCGTGGTCGTGACCGGATCCTACCTTGGCGTCGCGCGTAACTCCGACCCCAACCCCGTCCAGACCGTCAAGGCCGCCGATATTCAGAACACGTCGGCGACGACGATCGGGGACTACCTGCTGCGCCTGCCGTCCATCGGGTCCACAGGTACCTCCAACGCGAAATCGATTGCGGGAAACGGCTTGTCCTGCGTAGATCTGCGGAACCTGGGACAGTCCCGCGTTCTTGTCCTTGTTGACGGGAAAAGGATGGTCCAGACGATGGGTGCGTCCACGTCCTGCGTAGACCTGAACGCCATTGCGACGGACCAGATCGCGTCGGTCGAAATCCTGAAGGATGGCGGTTCGGAACTCTATGGCGCGGATGCCGTCTCGGGCGTGGTCAATATCAAGCTCAGACACGACGTCAACGACGCGGCGATTTCCGTGCGTGGCGGCATTACGGATGTGGGCGACGACCGGACGGGACGGATTTCGGCGCACAAGGGTTTCAATTTCGATCATGACCGGGGGAACATCTCGTTCTTCGGCCAGTACATGACCCAGGGGGGGACGTATCAGCGCGACCGTTCCTGGTCGCGCGATGCGTCCAGCAACAACCCCGCACCCGGCGCAGCCGCGATTTTCGGATCGTCCATCACGTCCCGCACCCGCGTCGATCCGGCCGGAATGAACCTTATCAGCAATAACAACGGTACCTTTTCAAAATACAATTCGTCGGACAACTATAATTATGGCATGGATCAGACGATGGTGGGCTATACGCAGTCCTCCAATCTGAATGGCGACTTCCATTACGATATCAACCGCCACATGACGATTTACAGCCAGGTCAACTATGCCCATCGCACCACGTCCGGCATCACGGGGCTGGGTGTGCCCGGCAGCGGCAATCCCGAATCCACGCTGCTGAGTTCCCTGACGCTTCCGGCGGGGAATCCCTACAATATCTGGGGGGAAAATGTCGGCCTGTACAAGCGCTTCGCCGAACTCGGGCCGCGCGAACTGAGTGCCGCCGTCGATACCTATCAGGTGACGTCCGGCGCGCGCGGGCAGATTTTCGGCGACTGGCACTACGACGCGTCCATGGCGTATGGTTCCAGCCAGTCGGCCTTCCAGACGACCAACGACATCAATTACGCCCATCTTCTGCAGGAACTGGGTGTCGAACAGCTCAACCCGGGCAGCTCGTCGGGCCCCATCATATATAACCCGTCCGTCTGCGCGGGTTCCGCCGGCTGCCAACTCGTCAATCCCTTCGTGCCGTGGTCCGGACAGGGCGCCCATTACATCAGCTATACGCAGCACAGCAGTGCCAGCTACCAGCTCCGGGACTTCAACCTGCGGATTCACAACAACAATCTGGTCAAGTTGCCGTACCAGAATGGCGGCAATGTCGGCCTGGCGTTCGGCATGGAACATCGCGGCGAGCAGGGCAGCTTTCATCCCGATCCGCTGATCGCGGCCGGGCAGATTGCGGGCGAAAGCGCGGCCCCGACCGGCGGCGGCTTCAATGCCAACGAAGTCTATGGCGAACTGCGCGTGCCCCTTCTGCAGAATGCCGCCTTCGCCAAGGATCTGACCGTGGGCGCGCAGGGCCGCTGGTCGTCCTACAACACGTTTGGTTCGACGCAGAATTGGAAAAGCAGCATCAACTGGGCACCCACACGCGATATCCGTTTCCGGGCCACGCTCGGGACGTCCTATCGCCAGCCGAGCATCTACGAACTGTATGGCGGTAATACCCTGGCGCTGACATCGGCGATCGATCCCTGCTCGCAAGCGCGCACCTATGGCGGGCTCAGCTCCGCCGTCGTTCAGAACTGCGCCAAGGCCGGCGTGGACGCGAACCACTTTACGTCGGCCTGGTCGGGGCAGCTTCCGGTTCTGTCCGGCGGCAACAAGGCGTTGAAGCCCGAACAGGGGCGGACTTATACGTTCGGCACCGTCATCACGCCGCGTATCCTTCCCGGGCTGAACATCTCTGTGGAATACTGGCATTATACGATCAAGAACGCCATCAGCACCGTTAATCCGCAATATATCCTTGATCAATGCTACGAAGGGCTGAACACAGCCTATTGCAGCGACGTCGCGCCGCGCAGTTCCTCGGGACAGATCACGCAGGTCTCGTCAGTCTATCAGAATCTCGGCGGCGTCCGGACGGGCGGCATCGACTTCGACCTCAGCTATCCCATTCGCCTGACGATGGACGATACCGTGGTGATTTCCAACAATATGCAGGAAATCATCAGCTACCAGCAGCAGAACAGCCCGGGCGGCCCATGGTTGAATTATAACGGCCGCATGATCTATTCCGCCGGGTACGGCTTTCCGCGCGTGAAGGACTACTTCGCCGCCAACTGGTATCACGGGAATTTTCGTGCCAGCTATATGATGAACTTCACGGGTGGCATGGTGCTAAACAATGGCACCACCGACCTGACCGCCAAGACCAATACGGTTTACCGAGTCAGTCCGATCACGTCCCATGACGTCACGGTCGGATATGATTTCGGCAAATGGCATCTGGATGGCGGGGTCAACAACCTGTTCAACAAGGCACCCCCCTATATCCCGACAGCCGTTTACAATACGGCCAGCGGACTTTACGGTGAAGAAATGATTGGACGCTATGTCTGGCTGCAGGCCGGCGTGGCCTTCTGA
- a CDS encoding YnfA family protein produces the protein MQDSGTRAIAVSLALFGAAALCEIGGCYAWWCWRREGAGAWVLLPGMACLALFGWLLTLADSDAAGRAFAAYGGIYIVAALAWLRLAEGRPVTARDLAGAALCLAGAALILSAGRAPGR, from the coding sequence ATGCAGGACTCCGGCACGCGGGCAATCGCGGTCTCGCTCGCCCTCTTCGGCGCGGCCGCGCTGTGCGAGATCGGCGGATGCTATGCCTGGTGGTGCTGGCGGCGCGAAGGGGCGGGGGCCTGGGTGCTGCTGCCGGGCATGGCCTGCCTGGCGCTGTTCGGCTGGCTGCTGACCCTGGCGGACAGCGACGCGGCGGGACGGGCCTTCGCCGCCTATGGCGGGATCTATATCGTGGCCGCGCTGGCCTGGCTGCGCCTGGCCGAAGGACGGCCCGTCACGGCGCGCGACCTGGCCGGGGCGGCGTTGTGCCTGGCCGGCGCCGCTCTCATCCTCTCCGCCGGCCGCGCGCCGGGGCGATAA
- a CDS encoding VOC family protein — protein MPNPFHIAFPVDDLEAARRFYGELLGCPEGRSSDTWIDFDLFGHQIVAHRVGDDSKNDRCGLVDAKEVQIPHFGVVLDMEDWKALAEKLTARGTEFVMPPQIRFVGMPGEQATMFLLDPAGNAIEFKAFADMKQLFAKH, from the coding sequence ATGCCCAATCCGTTTCATATCGCCTTTCCCGTCGACGACCTGGAGGCAGCCAGGCGTTTTTACGGCGAATTGCTGGGATGTCCGGAGGGACGAAGCTCCGATACGTGGATCGATTTCGATCTTTTCGGACATCAGATCGTGGCTCACCGGGTCGGCGACGATTCCAAAAACGATAGGTGCGGACTGGTCGATGCCAAAGAGGTGCAGATCCCGCATTTCGGCGTCGTTCTGGACATGGAAGATTGGAAGGCGCTGGCCGAAAAACTGACGGCCCGTGGCACCGAATTCGTCATGCCGCCGCAGATCCGCTTCGTGGGCATGCCAGGCGAGCAGGCAACGATGTTCCTTCTCGATCCGGCCGGCAATGCCATCGAGTTCAAGGCGTTCGCCGACATGAAGCAGCTCTTCGCGAAACATTAG
- a CDS encoding LysR family transcriptional regulator produces the protein MDIRFLESFLSVVERGSIADAARQLGITPAAVSQRIKALEDQIRQPLLMRVGRTVVPTPSGCAILDKSREIISAAMELKRIASHDTLAGNLHIGAISSALTGLFPQAIKSFLAENPNVELQVTPGQSLKLYDDVFMGRLDGAVIVEPPFPVPKSCGWVRLRSEPMIVLTSDKCAMTDPIEVLKNHLFLRYDRSQWGGRIVDNFMRQNGIVPKSQLDMDALEAISIMVSHNIGVALLPDWAPPWPSGLSVRKLALPDDCPQRHIGFLWTLSSSNSDAIRKFRENLESCAF, from the coding sequence ATGGACATCAGGTTCCTTGAAAGTTTCCTGTCCGTCGTCGAGCGTGGCTCGATCGCCGATGCGGCAAGGCAGCTCGGCATTACGCCCGCCGCCGTGTCCCAGCGGATCAAGGCCCTGGAAGACCAGATCCGGCAGCCTTTGCTGATGCGGGTGGGGCGCACGGTCGTGCCCACGCCGTCGGGCTGCGCGATCCTGGACAAGAGCCGCGAGATCATTTCCGCCGCCATGGAACTCAAGCGGATCGCAAGTCACGACACGCTGGCCGGCAACCTGCATATCGGTGCGATATCCTCCGCCCTGACGGGACTGTTTCCCCAGGCGATCAAGAGCTTCCTTGCGGAAAATCCCAATGTCGAGCTGCAGGTGACGCCAGGCCAGTCGCTGAAGCTATATGACGACGTCTTCATGGGCCGCTTGGATGGCGCGGTCATCGTGGAACCGCCCTTTCCCGTTCCCAAGTCATGCGGATGGGTCAGGCTGCGTTCCGAACCCATGATCGTGCTGACGTCGGACAAGTGCGCGATGACGGACCCGATCGAGGTGCTGAAGAATCACCTTTTCCTGCGCTACGACAGAAGCCAGTGGGGAGGACGCATCGTCGATAATTTCATGCGCCAGAACGGAATCGTTCCCAAAAGTCAGCTCGACATGGACGCGCTGGAGGCGATCAGCATCATGGTCAGCCACAATATCGGCGTGGCACTGCTGCCGGACTGGGCGCCGCCATGGCCATCGGGACTGTCCGTGCGTAAGCTGGCGCTGCCCGACGATTGTCCGCAGCGGCATATCGGATTTCTCTGGACATTGTCGTCGTCCAACAGCGACGCGATCCGCAAGTTCAGGGAAAATCTCGAAAGCTGCGCGTTCTGA
- a CDS encoding GNAT family N-acetyltransferase produces the protein MRTGRLVLEPIAWRDMDDMARLKADAGAFGMMLGGVRGRQQAEMEMADDLACWARNGVGIFAIREDGRFIGMTGLHERPDGRGLGLRFALWPWAAGRGLASEAAWAVLNFAHDNGIRRIIAVARETNIASRTILGGIGMTLCDSFMRDGHQMLVYESVREQRPDPLPPLPPRRPVRLVE, from the coding sequence ATCCGCACCGGCCGGCTGGTGCTGGAGCCGATCGCCTGGCGCGACATGGACGACATGGCGCGGCTCAAGGCCGATGCCGGGGCGTTCGGCATGATGCTGGGCGGCGTGCGCGGCCGCCAGCAGGCCGAAATGGAAATGGCCGACGACCTGGCCTGCTGGGCGCGGAACGGCGTGGGCATCTTCGCGATTCGCGAGGACGGCCGCTTCATCGGCATGACGGGACTGCATGAACGCCCGGACGGGCGCGGGCTGGGGCTGCGCTTCGCGCTATGGCCCTGGGCCGCCGGGCGCGGCCTGGCGAGCGAGGCCGCATGGGCGGTGCTGAATTTCGCGCACGACAACGGCATACGCCGGATCATCGCGGTGGCGCGCGAAACCAATATCGCCTCGCGCACCATCCTGGGCGGAATCGGCATGACCCTGTGCGACAGCTTCATGCGCGACGGGCACCAGATGCTGGTCTATGAAAGCGTGCGCGAACAGCGCCCCGACCCGCTGCCGCCCCTGCCGCCGCGCCGGCCGGTCAGGCTGGTGGAATAG
- a CDS encoding SDR family oxidoreductase: protein MDLGLAGRVALVMGSSQGLGYACAASLAREGAHVVLTGRHRQSLEASCDAIRAAGGRASIHVADFQDMTPLFGIKKDIADVDIVVTNCGGPPPGDAAHIDMADLDRYFTAMVRVPIATVEMYLPGMRQRKFGRIINIISSGVLQPIANLALSNTLRPALVGWAKTLSVEVAADGVTVNSVVPGRIHTRRVDSLNVAAAARQGRPVEDVSRASRDAIPMKRYGDPAEFADMVTFLASARAGYVTGTLVRVDGGLVGSL, encoded by the coding sequence ATGGATCTGGGTCTTGCGGGGCGGGTCGCCCTGGTCATGGGGTCGAGCCAGGGACTGGGCTATGCCTGTGCCGCCAGCCTTGCCCGCGAGGGCGCGCATGTCGTTCTGACCGGCCGGCATCGCCAGTCGCTTGAGGCATCGTGCGACGCCATCCGCGCCGCGGGCGGCCGGGCGTCGATCCATGTCGCCGACTTTCAGGACATGACGCCGCTCTTCGGCATAAAAAAGGATATCGCCGACGTCGATATCGTCGTGACGAATTGCGGCGGCCCGCCGCCGGGCGATGCCGCCCATATCGACATGGCGGATCTGGACCGGTATTTCACCGCCATGGTGCGCGTGCCGATCGCCACGGTCGAAATGTACCTTCCCGGCATGCGGCAGAGGAAGTTCGGCAGGATCATCAATATCATCTCGTCCGGCGTGCTGCAGCCGATCGCGAATCTCGCGTTGTCCAATACGCTGCGCCCCGCGCTTGTCGGATGGGCCAAGACCCTGTCGGTGGAAGTGGCGGCGGACGGCGTCACCGTGAATTCGGTCGTGCCGGGGCGCATCCACACGCGGCGGGTCGATAGCCTGAACGTGGCGGCGGCGGCCCGCCAGGGCCGGCCGGTCGAGGACGTATCCCGCGCGTCGCGGGACGCCATTCCGATGAAACGGTACGGCGACCCGGCCGAATTCGCGGATATGGTGACGTTTCTGGCCAGCGCGCGCGCCGGTTATGTAACGGGGACGCTCGTCCGCGTCGACGGCGGCCTGGTGGGGTCGCTCTGA